In a genomic window of Flavobacterium lipolyticum:
- a CDS encoding group III truncated hemoglobin, which produces MATLKDISNIEDIKLMVDTFYGKVRKDDLLGPIFNEKLQDRWSEHLEKMYGFWQTILFDVRAYSGSPFPPHKQLPVDKTHFDRWVLLFNTSIDGLFSGTITEEAKMRAANMAYMFNYKIDYFRNPENH; this is translated from the coding sequence ATGGCAACTCTTAAAGATATTTCAAACATAGAAGATATAAAATTAATGGTAGACACCTTTTATGGTAAAGTGAGAAAAGACGATTTACTGGGACCGATTTTCAACGAGAAACTCCAGGATCGCTGGTCGGAGCATTTAGAAAAAATGTACGGTTTCTGGCAAACCATTTTATTTGATGTGCGTGCCTATTCAGGAAGTCCTTTTCCTCCACACAAACAATTACCGGTAGACAAAACCCATTTCGATCGCTGGGTACTGCTTTTTAACACTTCTATCGACGGGCTATTTTCGGGAACTATTACCGAAGAAGCAAAAATGCGAGCAGCTAACATGGCTTATATGTTCAATTATAAAATTGACTATTTCAGAAATCCCGAAAATCATTAA
- the ilvA gene encoding threonine ammonia-lyase IlvA, which produces MNLFNEVLAAQKQLENVVAATPLTQNLNLSDEFKSTILLKREDLQIVRSYKIRGAYNKISSLTETEKASGIICASAGNHAQGVAYSCHLLQIKGKIYMPKTTPKQKVKQVQLFGKSFVEIILTGDTFDDAYASATADATENQKTFIHPFDDEKVIAGQGTVGLEILDSYKEPIDYVFVPIGGGGLASGLSEVFKQLSPNTKIIGVEPKGAPSMKNSIDVNKNTALKTIDKFVDGAAVKQVGDKTFEICRTNLDDIILVPEGKVCTTILRLYNEEAMVVEPAGALTIAALDFYKDKIKGKKVVCVVSGSNNDIERTAEIKERSLLYEGLMHYFMIQFPQRPGALKEFVNNILGPDDDITYFQFAKKNSREVGSVVVGLELKNKKDILAIKMNMTKNGFEFQYLNDRQDLFTQLIG; this is translated from the coding sequence ATGAATTTATTTAACGAAGTACTTGCTGCTCAAAAGCAACTTGAAAATGTGGTTGCCGCTACTCCACTCACCCAAAATTTAAATCTTTCGGACGAGTTTAAATCTACTATTTTATTAAAAAGAGAAGATTTACAAATTGTGCGATCGTATAAAATCAGAGGAGCTTACAACAAGATTTCTTCGTTAACCGAAACCGAAAAAGCAAGCGGAATTATATGTGCCAGTGCAGGAAATCATGCACAGGGCGTAGCTTACTCCTGTCATCTTTTGCAAATAAAAGGTAAAATCTACATGCCCAAAACCACTCCAAAACAAAAAGTCAAACAGGTACAATTGTTCGGAAAATCATTTGTTGAAATTATACTTACCGGAGACACTTTCGACGATGCCTATGCTTCAGCTACAGCAGATGCAACCGAAAATCAAAAAACCTTCATCCATCCTTTTGACGATGAAAAAGTTATTGCCGGTCAGGGAACTGTAGGATTAGAAATTCTGGACAGTTATAAAGAACCTATCGATTATGTTTTTGTTCCCATTGGCGGTGGCGGACTGGCTTCCGGTTTGTCTGAAGTTTTTAAGCAACTAAGCCCAAATACAAAAATCATTGGAGTAGAACCCAAAGGAGCCCCTTCAATGAAAAACTCTATCGATGTCAATAAAAACACAGCTTTAAAAACAATTGACAAATTTGTGGATGGCGCTGCCGTAAAACAAGTAGGCGACAAAACTTTCGAAATCTGTCGTACTAATTTAGACGATATTATTCTGGTACCGGAAGGAAAAGTTTGTACTACGATTCTGCGTTTGTATAACGAAGAAGCCATGGTCGTAGAACCTGCAGGAGCATTAACCATTGCCGCTTTGGATTTTTACAAAGATAAAATAAAAGGTAAAAAAGTAGTTTGTGTGGTGAGCGGTAGCAACAATGACATTGAAAGAACTGCCGAAATAAAAGAGCGCTCTTTATTATACGAAGGTCTGATGCATTATTTTATGATTCAGTTTCCACAGCGTCCGGGTGCTTTAAAAGAATTTGTAAACAACATCTTAGGTCCTGATGATGATATCACTTATTTCCAATTTGCCAAGAAAAACAGCCGTGAGGTAGGCTCAGTAGTCGTAGGTTTAGAACTAAAGAACAAAAAAGACATACTGGCGATTAAAATGAACATGACCAAAAACGGATTTGAGTTTCAATATTTAAATGACCGTCAGGATCTATTTACACAACTGATCGGGTAA
- a CDS encoding DUF4136 domain-containing protein, with protein MKTFKLVPVFLLLILASCSTVSVYSDYDKNVNFASYKTYAFFKPGIDKVEISDLDKRRILRAIDDQMQAKGFTKSENPDLLVNIFTKAREQVNVNQFSAGWGYGWGWGWNPYMMYGGNQTTVSTSTEGTLFIDLIDAKKKEMIWQGEGVGTLTKNVAKKDEKVAEFVSKIMAQYPPVKK; from the coding sequence ATGAAAACATTCAAATTAGTACCCGTTTTTTTGCTTTTAATACTAGCATCATGCAGCACAGTCAGCGTTTACTCTGATTACGACAAAAACGTAAATTTTGCCTCTTACAAAACGTATGCTTTCTTCAAGCCCGGAATTGACAAGGTTGAAATATCTGATTTGGATAAAAGACGTATTTTACGTGCCATCGATGATCAAATGCAGGCCAAAGGTTTTACCAAAAGCGAAAACCCTGATTTATTAGTTAATATTTTTACTAAAGCAAGAGAACAAGTCAATGTAAATCAATTTAGTGCTGGCTGGGGTTACGGTTGGGGTTGGGGATGGAATCCTTACATGATGTACGGAGGAAACCAAACTACCGTTTCTACTTCTACTGAAGGAACTTTATTCATTGATTTGATTGATGCTAAGAAAAAAGAAATGATCTGGCAAGGAGAAGGTGTTGGAACGCTAACCAAAAACGTTGCTAAAAAAGACGAAAAGGTTGCCGAGTTTGTATCTAAAATTATGGCACAATACCCTCCGGTTAAAAAGTAG
- a CDS encoding urocanate hydratase, with amino-acid sequence MTFKEQIQQGIPTLLPPKATYDLAINHAPKRKEILSAEEKKLALKNALRYFDAKHHAELIQEFSEELETYGRIYMYRFRPEYRMYARPIDEYPGKSLQAKAIMHMIQNNLDYAVAQHPHELITYGGNGAVFQNWAQYLLTMQYLSEMTDEQTLTMYSGHPMGLFPSHAEAPRVVVTNGMVIPNYSKPDDWEKMNALGVSQYGQMTAGSYMYIGPQGIVHGTTITVLNGFRKIKQNPEGNLFVTSGLGGMSGAQPKAGNIAGCITVCAEVNPKITKIRHEQGWINEIVTSTDELVKRVLTAKANKEVVSIAYLGNVVDVWECFDKENIKIDLGSDQTSLHNPWAGGYYPVGISFEEANEMMANNPELFKEKVQESLRRQAKAINQHTAKGTYFFDYGNAFLLEASRAGADVMAENNIDFRYPSYVQDIMGPMCFDYGFGPFRWVCTSGKPEDLQKTDAIASQVLEEMAQTAPNEIQQQMQDNIKWIKGAQENKLVVGSQARILYADAEGRIKIAEAFNQAIAKGEIGTVVLGRDHHDVSGTDSPYRETSNIYDGSRFTADMAIQNVIGDSFRGATWVSIHNGGGVGWGEVINGGFGMVLDGSKEASKRLASMLFWDVNNGISRRSWARNDEAIFAIKRAMEVQPLLKVTLPNRVDENLF; translated from the coding sequence ATGACTTTCAAAGAACAAATACAACAAGGAATACCTACCCTATTACCTCCAAAGGCAACATACGATTTAGCGATTAACCATGCGCCAAAGCGAAAAGAAATCCTATCAGCAGAAGAAAAAAAGCTGGCTTTAAAAAATGCCCTGCGTTATTTTGATGCCAAGCACCATGCAGAATTAATTCAGGAGTTTTCAGAAGAATTAGAAACTTACGGACGTATTTACATGTACCGTTTTCGCCCGGAGTACAGAATGTATGCCCGACCAATTGACGAATATCCTGGGAAATCATTGCAGGCAAAAGCCATCATGCACATGATTCAGAACAATTTGGATTACGCTGTAGCACAACATCCACATGAACTGATTACTTATGGCGGAAATGGAGCTGTTTTTCAAAACTGGGCACAATATTTACTAACGATGCAATACCTGTCTGAAATGACAGACGAACAAACTTTGACCATGTATTCAGGTCACCCAATGGGATTGTTCCCATCGCATGCAGAAGCTCCAAGAGTTGTCGTAACAAACGGAATGGTGATCCCAAATTATTCGAAACCGGATGATTGGGAGAAAATGAATGCCTTAGGTGTTTCGCAATACGGACAAATGACCGCAGGAAGTTATATGTACATAGGGCCACAAGGAATTGTACACGGAACAACGATTACGGTTTTGAACGGTTTTAGAAAAATCAAACAAAATCCGGAAGGAAATCTTTTTGTAACTTCAGGACTTGGCGGAATGTCGGGCGCACAGCCAAAAGCCGGAAATATTGCCGGCTGTATCACGGTTTGTGCAGAAGTAAATCCAAAAATCACCAAGATTCGTCACGAGCAGGGCTGGATAAATGAAATCGTAACTTCGACAGATGAACTGGTAAAAAGAGTCCTTACAGCAAAAGCTAATAAAGAAGTGGTATCCATTGCTTACTTAGGAAATGTAGTAGACGTTTGGGAATGTTTCGACAAAGAAAACATCAAAATTGATTTGGGTTCGGACCAGACTTCTCTTCACAATCCTTGGGCAGGAGGTTACTATCCAGTTGGAATTTCTTTTGAAGAAGCTAACGAAATGATGGCTAATAATCCTGAATTGTTCAAAGAAAAAGTACAGGAATCATTACGTCGTCAGGCGAAAGCGATTAACCAACACACTGCAAAAGGGACTTACTTTTTTGATTACGGAAATGCCTTTTTATTAGAAGCTTCACGCGCAGGTGCTGATGTTATGGCTGAAAATAATATTGATTTTAGATACCCAAGTTATGTTCAGGACATCATGGGACCTATGTGTTTTGATTACGGTTTTGGTCCGTTTAGATGGGTTTGTACTTCAGGAAAACCGGAAGATTTACAGAAAACAGATGCTATCGCCAGTCAGGTTTTAGAAGAAATGGCCCAAACAGCTCCAAATGAAATCCAGCAGCAAATGCAGGACAATATCAAATGGATCAAAGGCGCACAGGAGAACAAACTGGTTGTGGGTTCGCAAGCCAGAATTTTATATGCCGATGCCGAAGGCCGAATTAAAATTGCCGAGGCTTTCAATCAGGCTATTGCCAAAGGTGAAATTGGAACGGTTGTTTTAGGACGCGATCATCATGATGTTTCGGGAACAGATTCTCCGTACAGAGAAACCTCTAACATCTACGACGGATCACGCTTTACAGCCGATATGGCCATCCAAAACGTGATTGGAGACAGCTTTAGAGGAGCAACCTGGGTTTCTATACATAATGGCGGTGGAGTTGGCTGGGGAGAGGTTATAAACGGTGGCTTTGGTATGGTTCTTGATGGATCTAAAGAGGCTTCAAAACGTTTAGCCTCAATGCTTTTTTGGGATGTTAACAACGGAATTTCAAGAAGAAGCTGGGCCAGAAATGACGAGGCTATTTTTGCTATCAAAAGAGCAATGGAAGTTCAGCCTTTATTAAAAGTGACTTTACCTAATAGGGTAGATGAAAATCTATTTTAG
- a CDS encoding DUF5522 domain-containing protein yields the protein MKEQSNENKLIEGEDFYYTPEGYKCFTEKHHLKRGYCCKSGCRHCPYGFDKRTGEIRK from the coding sequence ATGAAGGAGCAAAGTAATGAAAATAAATTAATCGAAGGGGAAGATTTTTACTATACCCCCGAAGGTTATAAATGCTTTACTGAAAAACACCATCTAAAACGTGGTTATTGCTGTAAAAGCGGCTGTCGTCATTGTCCATATGGGTTTGACAAACGAACAGGAGAAATAAGAAAATAA
- a CDS encoding 1-aminocyclopropane-1-carboxylate deaminase/D-cysteine desulfhydrase, which produces MNQEIQIAFPKGITLTIKREDLIHPFVSGNKFRKLKYNLLQAKAENKKTLLTFGGAFSNHIAAVAYAGKEQGFRTIGVIRGDELFDKIEENPTLKFAQENGMQFEFVTREEYRLKNENAFIEKLKDKFGDFYLVPEGGTNEWAVKGCEEILTEEDAIFDFVCCAVGTGGTIAGLINSALPHQKILGFPALKGDFLTDEIRIFAKKDNWDLISDYHFGGYGKVNLELIEFINTFFEETKVPLDPIYTGKMFFGVIDLIHKNYFPEHSRILLIHTGGLQGIAGMNIKLKQKKLPILKSNG; this is translated from the coding sequence TTGAATCAGGAAATCCAAATCGCTTTTCCAAAGGGCATTACGCTGACTATAAAACGGGAAGATTTAATTCATCCCTTTGTTTCCGGGAATAAATTCAGGAAACTGAAATACAATTTGCTTCAGGCGAAAGCTGAAAATAAAAAGACTCTGCTGACTTTTGGCGGTGCTTTTTCCAATCATATTGCAGCGGTTGCTTATGCCGGAAAAGAGCAGGGTTTTAGAACAATTGGCGTGATTAGAGGTGACGAGCTTTTTGATAAAATAGAAGAGAATCCAACGCTAAAATTTGCTCAGGAAAACGGAATGCAGTTTGAATTTGTGACGCGGGAGGAGTATCGGCTTAAAAATGAAAATGCCTTCATCGAAAAGTTAAAAGATAAGTTTGGCGATTTCTATTTAGTGCCTGAGGGCGGAACCAATGAATGGGCAGTAAAAGGCTGTGAAGAGATTTTGACCGAAGAAGATGCCATTTTTGATTTCGTTTGTTGTGCGGTAGGAACAGGCGGCACGATAGCGGGATTGATTAATAGTGCGCTACCGCATCAGAAAATTTTAGGATTTCCGGCATTAAAAGGTGACTTTTTAACCGATGAAATTCGTATTTTTGCAAAGAAAGATAACTGGGATTTAATTTCTGACTATCATTTTGGAGGTTATGGGAAGGTAAATTTGGAATTAATTGAATTTATCAATACTTTTTTTGAAGAAACTAAAGTGCCTTTGGATCCAATTTATACGGGAAAGATGTTTTTTGGCGTTATAGACTTAATACATAAAAACTATTTTCCTGAACATTCAAGAATATTATTGATCCATACCGGCGGATTGCAGGGAATTGCGGGGATGAATATTAAATTGAAGCAGAAAAAATTACCAATACTTAAAAGCAATGGTTAA